The segment GGGGGCGTTGGCTTCTCACCCGTCAGTTTTGCGATGCCGCTAAACACGCCCGCCACAAAGCCCTTGTAGTCCCGTCGCGACGATGGTTTCACAGCTGTAGGAGGCACGCCTTCCGCCTTCATCTGCGCATCTAgagccgtcgaggccatgGTGACGACCTCGGAAGGTAGCTGGCCCTGGCCTGTCAAGTGTTTGTGACTCGGGCACAGAGGCGATGGCGGGGTATTTTGTCCACAATGTCAGAGGTGAGGGTTGGTGGCCAGCTCAAAAAGCCATCGAGGTGAGGTGCCGACAAGCCTATAATTTGAGAGTCTGGGGAAAAACAATTGCCGATCGTTGGGTTGAATTAATGGAAGAAAGGTATAGAACAAAGTCCAGCATGAGGAGCAAGCGACTGCGATTCTAGGACCTCGGGGAAGTTTTTGGTGGAGACTCAAGACAGTGCCTGCGGAATCGGAGCCTTCGGCCAGCGGATCGACTCTCGACTCCTGCTTGACACAGCAGAGGTCCAGACTCACCACACATCACACATCACACAACTCGAAACGGTCACGACTGGATGCATCACGGCCCGAATAGCCTTGGAGATGCCGCAATGTTTCCGTACAAAAAGATTCGGGCTCGGCTTCCCCGTCTACCTGGCTTGCACGTTGCTACATGTTCAACTTTGCAAGATGGGCATCAGCAATGGATTCAGAGAATCTTTCTTCTCAGTCGTCCATCATGCTCAGTAGAATGACAATGGCACTCGCTATGCAACATGTTTCATTCTTCAAATACAGCGCCCACGGCCATCCGCAGTTCTTTGCAGGCTCTGTTTTCTTGCGACTGTAGAGGCCTGGCACTCCAGGATGGCTTCACCAATGCAGTTGACGTCTAATCCCTGGGATTCCAGGATCCCGATGGCGGTGAGTTTGGCAAAAAGATGCGACTAGATTGATCTTGTCACCGACATGTGCGATCCTAACAAAGCAGAAATGGGCAGCATGTAGCACTACAGTTCTGTCTACCCGGGTACATTCAAGAGACGCAGATATAATGAGCACGACGGCAATATTTCTCTGAGTCACCAACACAAGGCCACGAAACGCCTTCTGCTGCATCAAGTTGGCGGTAAAATTGAAACATCGTTTCCGGCTTGAGGCCATCATGTCCCGCATTAGGTCTCACACAACCATCATTCCCGGCGATGTACCATCTGAATCTGGATGCCTATGCGAGCGAATTCCACCGTCTCTGTGGCCCTCGTCCTGACTATGTACTCTCGAATTACCTGATTTGGGTATCGCTTTGGGCACCCATTCGTCCCGGGATCTGGCTTGTGGCTGGTTTATGTTCTGAGCAGCTTGTGGAAATGCTTCGTTGGGGATCGCGCATCACGATTTTATTTCACGATTGGTAAAATGCAACATTTCAATTCATCCAAATCTTCTTGGGGGTTCAATAACGCGCAATTTGTTTATGGTGAGAAGAGATCATGGAGATCTGGGAACAGTTGAGGGTATTTGTTGAAGCGAGCGGCGGCTATGTCTTTGGCCACCTCAATCAAGCATCAGGATTGATCGGCTCATTACGTTTGCCTTCAAATGAACAGTCGACAGCCTGCTGCGACTTCAATCGATATCAATTTTCTGCCCGTACATGAGAGAGTCGGGGCCACATTTCGATTCGCGAACTTCAGAACCTCTGCTTAACAAATCGGACATCAAGCGACCGGGTATTTTGCACTTCAGCGATGAGCAAGCTCAATTACTGACATTAGTAAGCAAATTCTCAGCGAAGCAAACGTCTGCGAGATTTTTACGGAATAATCCATTGGCCTAGTATTACGAAGAATTTGTGGTGCATCTATCCGTTCCCGAGGACAGCAGCTCCTCAGTGACGCAAGCAACGGCTGCAAGGGATCCAAGTGAATCAGTGATCATCGCTCGTGTTCTGCCACATCAACAACTACTAGTTGCAGTTCCaaacagccatggctgccacaCTTTCTCCACCACCATCTTCACCTCCACCTCCAACTGGCAAACAGGCTCTGAAAGACTGGAGAAGGATAAACAAGGTGTTGTTTGCACGAGTTGTCAGGGGGCGCGCTTTTGAGGCTGCTTTCGGACTGCACGCTCTTCCATCTGCCACAGCCAGCATGGAGGCCATTCTCGCCCGCCCTGGACATGCGTCATAAGAAATGGGTCGGGTCTCCTTTCACGCCTTGTTTTGCAACTTGGTATCCGTCTTGGAAATCTCTTGGCATTTTGGACTTGACAACCTCATCGATGCTGCGACCGTTTGCTTGAATGAAGATACGGCGCGCAGGTCTGTTGTAATTGCGCGGTAAACGACTTTTTGTCACTCGTTTGGTCGTGGCGtctcttcctctttctctctctctttctcttttcaATGAAAGCATTATTCCAAATTGGTTATTGCCACCATGAAGTTGCCATCGTCTCCTTTAATGCTGCTGGCCGCTGGTCGCCTGAGTGTTGCAGCGTCTGTCTTTTCGCTCGACTCTGATGGTGCGTCGTTGTACAAACAACGCCAACAAGGCACCCCAAACAAATAAAGAATAAACCGACTGACGATACTTTCAGACGAAATTAAAAAGTCAGCCAGCATACTGGCCTGGGACATGCTTCAATATTATCACGGCAACGAATCCGGAGGCACGCCCGGAATCCTTCCCGGaccgccgccggccggcgACTATTATTGGTGGGAAGGCGGAGCCATGTGGGGCACCCTCATCCAGTATTGGGCCTTGACTGGCGACTCGACTtacaacaacatcatcatgcAGGCCATGCAGTTCCAGGTCGGAGAGGGCCAGGACTACATGCCGCGTAATGTGACGGCCTCTCTGGGGAACGATGACCAGGCCTTCTGGGGCATGGCTGCCATGCTGGCCGCAGAGAATAAGTTTCCCGACCCCCCAGCCAACCGCCCTGGATggcttggccttgcgcaGGCCGTCTTTAACACGCAGGCGAGTCCTCAGCGACACGACAGCACATGTGGCGGAGGACTTCGATGGCAGATTCCCTTTACTAATAATGGTTATGGCTATAAAAATAGTGAGTTTTCTTTGGAACTGATGATTCTTGCATAGCTAACTCTTGTCTCAGGCATCGCCAACGGctgcttcttcaacatggcgGCCAGGCTTGCCCGCTACACAGGAGACACCAAATACTCCGACTGGGCAGAAAAGACGTGGGACTGGGTTGAGAAAACCGGCTTCATCGATCCTAAAAACTATGCCATCTATGACGGGGCCAACGTTGCCCATCAGTGCAAGGACATCAACAAAGTCCAGTACTCGTACAACAACGCCATTTTCGCCGAGGGCGCGGCGTTTATGTACAATATCGCAAGTCTCTCCCTTTATTGAATGGATTTCCCTGTGTCTCTTCATTGTGCAAAACGACGGCTAACACCTTGCTTTCCCACGGCTCAGACAAACGGCGACCCAATGTGGGGAGACAGACTCGACAAGCTCATCAACTACGGCCTCAAGACCTTTTTCCCCCATGACGTTGCTGTCGAAATCTCATGTGAGCTCAACGACGGCTGTAAAACAGACATGTTTACGTACAAGGGCTTTGTGCACCGCTGGTATGCAATAATCACGCAGATTGCGCCTTTTACAGCAGAGCGCATCCTCCCCGTGCTCCAGAAGTCGGCACAAGCTGCGGTCGCACAGTGCACAGGCGGCGCCAACGGCCGGCAGTGCGGTCTGAAATGGGCAGACGGCAAGTATGACGGCAGGACGGGGGTCGGGCAAGAGATGAGTGTGCTGGCAGCCGTGCAGAGTTTGCTGATTGGCAAGGCGAGGCCGCCTGTGACCCATGATTCGGGCGGTACCAGTGCGGGTAACCCGGATGGTGGTCAGGGCGACGGATCGGTGATGCCGAATCAGAAGACTGTTACGGCGGGTGATAGGGCTGGTGC is part of the Metarhizium brunneum chromosome 4, complete sequence genome and harbors:
- the DCW1_5 gene encoding Mannan endo-1,6-alpha-mannosidase DCW1 produces the protein MKLPSSPLMLLAAGRLSVAASVFSLDSDDEIKKSASILAWDMLQYYHGNESGGTPGILPGPPPAGDYYWWEGGAMWGTLIQYWALTGDSTYNNIIMQAMQFQVGEGQDYMPRNVTASLGNDDQAFWGMAAMLAAENKFPDPPANRPGWLGLAQAVFNTQASPQRHDSTCGGGLRWQIPFTNNGYGYKNSIANGCFFNMAARLARYTGDTKYSDWAEKTWDWVEKTGFIDPKNYAIYDGANVAHQCKDINKVQYSYNNAIFAEGAAFMYNITNGDPMWGDRLDKLINYGLKTFFPHDVAVEISCELNDGCKTDMFTYKGFVHRWYAIITQIAPFTAERILPVLQKSAQAAVAQCTGGANGRQCGLKWADGKYDGRTGVGQEMSVLAAVQSLLIGKARPPVTHDSGGTSAGNPDGGQGDGSVMPNQKTVTAGDRAGASIITILLLGGACGMFGWMSYEASGP